The Megalobrama amblycephala isolate DHTTF-2021 linkage group LG7, ASM1881202v1, whole genome shotgun sequence genome window below encodes:
- the qdprb.1 gene encoding dihydropteridine reductase produces MAATEAHKVIVYGGKGALGSACVQYFRAKNWWVASIDLNANEEANANVTVKMTESFTEQASQVTADVGELLGEDKVDAILCVAGGWAGGSAKAKTLYKNADLMWKQSVWTSTICSHLATKHLREGGLLTLAGAKAALGPTAGCIGYGMAKAAVHQLCQSLSGANSGLPPGSAAVAILPVTLDTPMNRKFMPDGDVSSWTPLEYITELFYKWTTGDNRPPSGTLMQLVTADGKTEATPML; encoded by the exons ATGGCAGCTACAGAAGCTCATAAAGTGATTGTTTATGGAGGAAAGGGAGCTCTGGGCTCTGCATGTGTGCAATACTTCAGAGCTAAAAATTGG TGGGTTGCCTCTATAGATCTCAATGCCAATGAAGAAGCCAATGCCAATGTTACAGTTAAGATGACTGAATCCTTCACTGAGCAAGCCAGTCAG GTGACAGCTGATGTTGGTGAGCTGTTAGGTGAAGATAAAGTTGATGCCATCTTGTGTGTGGCTGGAGGTTGGGCAGGAGGCAGCGCCAAGGCCAAAA CTCTGTATAAGAATGCTGATCTGATGTGGAAGCAGAGTGTGTGGACCTCCACAATTTGCAGtcacctagcaaccaaacaCCTGAGAGAGGGAGGGTTGCTCACACTAGCTGGGGCTAAAGCAGCACTGGGTCCAACAGCAG GATGCATTGGTTATGGTATGGCTAAGGCAGCAGTACATCAGTTGTGCCAAAGTCTGAGCGGGGCAAATAGTGGTCTTCCTCCGGGATCCGCTGCAGTAGCAATACTCCC AGTGACTTTGGATACACccatgaatagaaagttcatgccAGATGGTGATGTCAGTTCCTGGACACCACTAGAGTACATAACAGA GCTGTTCTATAAGTGGACTACAGGAGACAACAGACCTCCTTCAGGTACTCTGATGCAGCTTGTTACTGCAGATGGAAAAACAGAAGCTACACCGATGTTATGA
- the smim18 gene encoding small integral membrane protein 18, with protein sequence MNMSSSSALIQQIYPFHDGWNVACFIILLLFILTILSLATLAFLYELLDCGCFTKTKTVRDLRRQHEEVV encoded by the coding sequence ATGAACATGTCCAGCAGTTCTGCTCTGATCCAGCAGATCTATCCCTTCCATGATGGCTGGAATGTTGCCTGCTTCATCATTCTCCTTCTCTTCATCCTCACCATCCTCTCCCTCGCCACACTGGCATTCCTCTACGAGCTGCTGGACTGCGGATGCTTCACCAAAACCAAAACTGTTCGTGATCTGCGCCGCCAGCACGAAGAGGTGGTTTAG